In Paraburkholderia caribensis, a single window of DNA contains:
- the rimP gene encoding ribosome maturation factor RimP, giving the protein MQLTELIETTVVGLGYELVDLERTGRGMLCVYIDQPAGIGIEDCEKVTRQLQHVLTVENIDYERLEVSSPGLDRPLKKLADFERFAGSEAVITLKKPLDGRKSYRGILHAPEGETIGLEFEGKEGAAMLDFTLADIDKARLVPKVDFRSRKQ; this is encoded by the coding sequence GTGCAACTGACGGAACTGATTGAAACCACGGTCGTGGGCCTCGGCTATGAGCTCGTCGATCTCGAGCGCACCGGGCGCGGCATGCTGTGCGTGTATATCGACCAGCCCGCCGGCATCGGGATCGAAGACTGCGAAAAAGTTACCCGTCAGCTCCAGCACGTACTGACGGTCGAAAACATCGATTACGAGCGTCTTGAAGTATCGTCGCCGGGTCTCGACCGTCCGCTGAAAAAACTGGCGGACTTCGAACGCTTTGCGGGTAGCGAGGCGGTCATCACATTGAAAAAGCCATTGGACGGACGGAAATCGTACCGGGGCATCCTGCATGCGCCCGAAGGCGAAACGATCGGTCTGGAATTTGAAGGGAAGGAAGGCGCCGCGATGCTGGATTTCACGCTCGCGGATATCGACAAGGCACGCCTCGTTCCGAAAGTTGACTTTAGGAGCCGCAAACAATGA
- the rluB gene encoding 23S rRNA pseudouridine(2605) synthase RluB, with protein sequence MTDIHDTDSSESERAVAAARPDETRTAQTSAGDSERGAHAPDAEGDDRPRRGLRRGPRSLIARRRAGTKAKAADAAAQPAPVVTEAPPDGEVVAQVRMPRKDAAAKGQGQGGRRAGGKQGGQQGPRQGNQGNQRKSRGGEAGDVAPAAAAEGDKQDDLFSWVTSPAFDADNSATGGVRAPMLRRGRPVAPKRVLSPDDDAPKLHKVLAEAGMGSRREMEELIVAGRVSVNGEPAHIGQRIMPTDLVRINGKPVKRKLQNKPPRVLLYHKPTGEIVSHADPEGRPSVFDKLPPMKTAKWLAVGRLDFNTEGLLMLTTSGDLANRFMHPRYSVEREYAVRVVGELAEGNRQKLLHGVELEDGPANFLRIRDGGGEGTNHWYHVALAEGRNREVRRMFEAVGLMVSRLIRTRHGPITLPRGLKRGRWEELEDNQVRSLLASVGLKAPTEEKGGRRGEPERRQPDPMQTSMGFINREPVLMSHGRFDQQQPRGGGQNRRGGKGAGAFGALNSGVGGGFGNGQPNRGEGRGRPGRGDVDGNRAPSGNRAGAGANPKRGGSGGGRTPNGAPGGNRSNNGGNRTGGNAGAGGGNRSGGAPRNRSRGR encoded by the coding sequence TTGACAGACATCCACGACACCGATTCGTCCGAATCCGAGCGCGCCGTCGCTGCCGCGCGCCCCGACGAAACGCGCACAGCGCAAACGTCGGCGGGCGACAGCGAACGCGGTGCCCATGCGCCGGACGCCGAGGGCGACGATCGCCCGCGCCGCGGTTTGCGACGCGGCCCGCGCAGCCTGATCGCGCGCCGCCGCGCAGGGACGAAGGCGAAGGCGGCCGACGCTGCCGCGCAGCCGGCACCCGTCGTGACGGAAGCGCCGCCCGACGGCGAAGTCGTCGCGCAAGTGCGGATGCCGCGCAAGGACGCGGCCGCCAAGGGGCAAGGCCAGGGCGGCCGCCGTGCGGGCGGCAAGCAGGGCGGCCAGCAGGGCCCCCGGCAAGGTAATCAAGGCAATCAGCGCAAGAGCCGTGGCGGCGAAGCGGGTGACGTGGCTCCCGCGGCCGCGGCCGAAGGCGACAAGCAGGATGATCTGTTTTCCTGGGTGACTTCGCCCGCCTTCGATGCCGACAACTCCGCAACGGGCGGCGTGCGTGCACCGATGCTGCGCCGCGGCCGGCCCGTCGCACCCAAGCGCGTACTGTCGCCGGACGACGACGCGCCCAAGTTGCACAAGGTGCTCGCCGAGGCGGGCATGGGCTCGCGCCGCGAGATGGAAGAGCTGATCGTCGCGGGCCGCGTGTCGGTCAACGGCGAACCGGCGCACATCGGCCAGCGCATCATGCCGACCGATCTGGTGCGCATCAACGGCAAGCCCGTCAAGCGCAAGCTGCAGAACAAGCCACCGCGCGTGCTGCTGTATCACAAGCCGACGGGCGAAATCGTCAGCCACGCTGACCCGGAAGGCCGTCCGTCGGTGTTCGACAAGCTGCCGCCGATGAAGACCGCGAAGTGGCTCGCTGTCGGCCGCCTCGACTTCAATACGGAAGGCCTGTTGATGCTGACCACGTCGGGCGATCTGGCGAACCGGTTCATGCATCCGCGCTACAGCGTCGAGCGTGAATACGCGGTGCGCGTGGTCGGCGAACTGGCGGAAGGCAACCGGCAAAAGCTGTTGCATGGCGTCGAGCTGGAAGACGGCCCGGCGAACTTCCTGCGCATTCGCGACGGCGGCGGCGAGGGTACGAATCACTGGTATCACGTCGCGCTGGCTGAAGGGCGCAACCGCGAAGTGCGCCGGATGTTCGAGGCCGTCGGCCTGATGGTCAGCCGGCTGATCCGCACGCGTCACGGTCCGATCACGCTGCCGCGCGGCCTGAAGCGCGGCCGTTGGGAAGAGCTCGAGGACAATCAGGTGCGCAGCCTGCTGGCATCGGTGGGCCTGAAGGCACCGACCGAGGAGAAGGGCGGACGCCGCGGCGAGCCGGAGCGTCGTCAGCCTGATCCGATGCAGACGTCGATGGGCTTCATCAACCGCGAGCCGGTGCTGATGTCGCACGGACGTTTCGATCAGCAGCAACCGCGAGGCGGCGGCCAGAACCGGCGTGGCGGTAAGGGCGCCGGTGCCTTCGGCGCGTTGAATTCTGGCGTGGGCGGCGGCTTCGGCAACGGGCAACCCAATCGCGGCGAAGGGCGTGGCCGTCCGGGTCGCGGCGACGTCGACGGCAATCGCGCGCCTTCGGGCAACCGCGCGGGTGCGGGCGCCAACCCGAAGCGCGGCGGCAGCGGCGGTGGCCGCACGCCGAACGGTGCGCCGGGTGGCAACCGTTCGAACAACGGCGGCAATCGCACGGGCGGCAATGCTGGCGCCGGCGGCGGCAATCGCAGCGGCGGCGCGCCACGCAACCGTTCGCGCGGACGCTGA
- the scpB gene encoding SMC-Scp complex subunit ScpB — protein sequence MNTQEAKIVLETALICAQEPLKLGDLRKLFADGVSADTVRTLLEDLKHDWSGRGVELVGLASGWRFQSKPAMRTYLDRLHPEKPPKYSRAVLETLAIIAYRQPVTRGDIEEIRGVTVNTQVVKQLEDRSWIEVIGHRDVPGRPALYATTRSFLDDLGLKSLEELPPLDDPSAQSNIDLLAQHAIEFTDGEAVEDAVDGMAHAAQEDVALPDVAAEAERAGEETQSQPDADEAASFEEDVHAASQASAEYSVERTDALAYTEHRIADEATHETELAHEAGFDAQSEEQHEDTRELDNETGDAASANPAGPDQNQAVHDDQHDRRDTAPDAGELADDETESRSA from the coding sequence ATGAATACCCAAGAGGCGAAGATCGTCCTCGAGACTGCCTTGATCTGCGCGCAGGAGCCGTTAAAGCTCGGTGATTTGCGTAAGCTGTTTGCCGACGGCGTGTCGGCGGATACGGTCCGCACGTTGCTTGAAGACCTGAAGCACGATTGGTCCGGACGCGGTGTCGAACTCGTCGGACTGGCGTCCGGCTGGCGTTTCCAGAGCAAGCCCGCGATGCGCACGTATCTCGACCGCCTGCATCCCGAGAAGCCGCCGAAATATTCGCGCGCGGTGCTCGAGACGCTTGCGATCATCGCGTACCGGCAGCCCGTCACGCGCGGCGATATCGAGGAGATTCGCGGTGTGACCGTGAACACGCAGGTCGTGAAGCAGCTCGAAGACCGCAGCTGGATCGAAGTGATCGGACATCGCGACGTGCCGGGCCGCCCGGCGCTTTACGCGACGACGCGCTCGTTTCTCGACGACCTCGGCCTGAAGTCGCTCGAAGAACTGCCGCCGCTCGACGACCCGTCGGCGCAATCGAACATCGATCTGCTCGCGCAGCATGCAATCGAGTTCACCGACGGCGAAGCGGTCGAAGACGCGGTCGATGGCATGGCTCATGCTGCGCAGGAAGATGTCGCGCTGCCAGATGTCGCCGCCGAGGCTGAGCGCGCCGGCGAAGAAACGCAATCGCAGCCAGATGCGGACGAAGCGGCATCGTTCGAGGAAGACGTGCACGCGGCGTCGCAGGCATCTGCCGAATACAGCGTCGAACGCACGGATGCGTTGGCGTACACCGAACACCGCATCGCCGATGAGGCGACGCACGAGACAGAACTGGCTCATGAAGCCGGTTTCGACGCGCAGTCGGAAGAGCAACACGAAGACACGCGCGAATTGGATAACGAGACTGGGGACGCGGCTAGCGCCAACCCGGCCGGACCAGACCAGAATCAAGCGGTGCATGACGATCAGCATGATCGCCGCGACACCGCACCCGACGCGGGCGAACTCGCCGACGACGAAACCGAGTCGCGCAGCGCCTGA
- a CDS encoding pyridoxal phosphate-dependent aminotransferase, with product MHQTDLPQSQLAESIPTARPDARDAVRALRPSQIREVANAGFGLPDVLPFWFGESDRVTPPFIRDAASAALASGATFYTHNLGIAPLRETLARYVSELHGPTSADHVAVTSAGVNALMLAAQLVVGAGDRVVAVTPLWPNLVEIPKILGAHVDTVSLGYGADGWQLDLERLLAALTPDTKLLMLNSPNNPTGWVMSRDEQRIVLDHCRRHGIWIVADEVYERLYYAGEPGDSAPSFLDLAARDERVICVNSFSKAWLMTGWRLGWIVAPASLMDDLGKLVEYNTSCSPAFVQQAGIAAIEQGAAFTRELVADLRASRDHLVRALSSVPGVDAKAPPGAMYVFFSLPGASRSLDLCKALVRDARLGLAPGSAFGPEGEGFVRWCYACDTARLDAGVERLKDYLERHGAGR from the coding sequence ATGCACCAAACGGACTTGCCCCAGTCGCAGCTAGCTGAATCGATACCCACCGCCAGACCCGATGCCCGCGACGCGGTGCGCGCGCTGCGGCCGTCGCAGATCCGCGAAGTGGCGAACGCCGGCTTCGGTTTGCCGGATGTGTTGCCGTTCTGGTTCGGCGAGTCCGACCGCGTGACGCCACCGTTCATTCGCGATGCCGCGAGCGCGGCGCTCGCATCGGGCGCGACCTTCTATACGCATAACCTCGGCATCGCGCCGTTGCGTGAGACGCTCGCGCGCTATGTGAGCGAGCTGCACGGGCCGACATCGGCCGACCATGTGGCCGTGACGAGCGCGGGCGTCAATGCACTGATGCTGGCGGCGCAACTGGTCGTGGGCGCGGGCGACCGCGTGGTCGCCGTGACGCCGCTGTGGCCGAACCTCGTCGAGATTCCGAAGATTCTCGGCGCGCACGTCGACACCGTGTCGCTCGGTTATGGTGCAGATGGCTGGCAGCTCGATCTGGAGCGGCTGCTCGCCGCGCTGACGCCGGATACGAAGCTGTTGATGCTGAACTCGCCGAACAATCCGACCGGTTGGGTGATGAGCCGCGACGAGCAGCGCATCGTGCTCGACCATTGCCGGCGCCACGGCATCTGGATCGTCGCCGACGAGGTGTACGAGCGTCTCTACTACGCGGGCGAGCCGGGCGACAGTGCGCCGTCGTTTCTCGATCTCGCCGCGCGCGACGAGCGGGTGATCTGCGTCAACTCGTTCTCGAAAGCGTGGCTGATGACGGGCTGGCGGCTCGGCTGGATCGTCGCGCCAGCCTCGCTGATGGACGATCTCGGCAAGCTCGTCGAGTACAACACGTCCTGTTCGCCGGCGTTCGTGCAACAGGCGGGCATCGCGGCCATCGAGCAGGGCGCGGCCTTCACGCGTGAACTGGTCGCCGATTTGCGGGCTTCGCGGGATCATCTGGTGAGGGCGCTGTCCAGCGTGCCGGGCGTCGACGCGAAGGCACCGCCGGGTGCGATGTACGTGTTCTTCTCGTTGCCGGGCGCGTCGCGCAGTCTCGATCTGTGCAAGGCGCTGGTACGCGATGCGAGGCTCGGCCTCGCGCCCGGCAGCGCGTTCGGACCCGAAGGCGAGGGCTTCGTGCGCTGGTGCTACGCGTGCGACACCGCGCGCCTCGACGCGGGCGTCGAGCGGCTCAAGGACTATCTCGAACGGCACGGCGCCGGGCGTTGA
- a CDS encoding LysR family transcriptional regulator, which translates to MNVTLRQLRVFIEVARLQSFSRAGSEIGLTQSAVSRCVRELEAEIGLKLIDRTTREVQLTDVGGNLVASVSRLLTDLDDALREIREIGEQRRGRVMVAASPTIACRLMPNIVAACGVQFPYITLGLRDDVQSDVVRKVKSGEVDFGVVIGPLSADDLFTEPLMTDSFCLVSREDHPLASRAQVAWRELDGERLVMLDHASGSRPIIDAALEAHSVSANIVQELGHPSTVFGLVQAGIGVSVLPWLAMPLPADSSLVARPLVPRAERTVELVRRRDRSLSPAADAVWNLIHQVPGRTEDLR; encoded by the coding sequence ATGAATGTGACGCTGCGCCAACTGCGCGTGTTCATCGAAGTGGCACGGCTGCAGAGTTTCAGCCGCGCGGGGAGCGAGATCGGGCTGACGCAATCCGCCGTCAGCCGGTGCGTGCGGGAGCTGGAGGCTGAGATCGGCCTGAAGCTGATCGACCGGACCACGCGCGAAGTCCAGTTGACCGACGTAGGCGGCAATCTGGTGGCGAGTGTGTCGCGCCTGTTGACCGATCTCGACGACGCGCTGCGCGAGATTCGTGAAATCGGCGAGCAGCGGCGCGGCCGCGTGATGGTGGCGGCCAGCCCGACCATTGCGTGCCGGCTGATGCCGAATATCGTCGCGGCATGCGGCGTCCAGTTTCCATACATCACGCTCGGGCTGCGCGACGACGTGCAAAGCGACGTCGTGCGCAAGGTCAAGTCGGGTGAGGTGGACTTCGGCGTCGTGATTGGCCCGCTGTCCGCCGACGACCTGTTCACCGAGCCGCTGATGACCGACTCCTTCTGCCTGGTGTCGCGCGAAGACCATCCATTGGCGTCGCGCGCCCAGGTCGCGTGGCGTGAACTGGACGGCGAGCGTCTGGTGATGCTCGATCACGCGTCGGGCAGCCGGCCCATCATCGACGCCGCACTGGAAGCGCACAGCGTGAGCGCCAATATCGTGCAGGAACTCGGCCATCCGTCGACGGTATTCGGACTGGTGCAGGCCGGGATCGGCGTGAGCGTGCTGCCGTGGCTCGCGATGCCGCTGCCGGCGGACTCGTCGCTGGTGGCGCGGCCGCTCGTGCCGCGCGCCGAACGGACCGTCGAGCTGGTGCGGCGGCGCGACCGCTCGCTGTCGCCCGCCGCCGACGCCGTCTGGAACCTGATTCATCAGGTGCCCGGCCGGACCGAGGACTTGCGCTGA
- a CDS encoding YdcF family protein → MLLRSARTLIGVTTIVVFWALGAGWLAQPLLDLAQRGAPPGGQTVAPATYAAHTAIVMLGTGTIQRDGKLVPPTDGIARIVKSADLYTRCKQASPVCHVIISGGNPQRHEASEADTYLPYLLREGVPRGDIILENTSMTTYENARNVAAILPDRYYGSLILVTSAFQMPRALLDFHHFGMKPLAVVSNTRHATRGLLPRRANFFNAEIALHELIGIAQFHVYRQIGWF, encoded by the coding sequence ATGCTGCTGCGCAGCGCCCGCACGCTAATCGGCGTGACGACCATCGTGGTTTTCTGGGCGCTCGGCGCGGGCTGGCTGGCCCAGCCCTTGCTCGATCTCGCCCAGCGCGGCGCGCCGCCCGGCGGACAGACGGTTGCTCCCGCAACCTACGCCGCGCACACCGCCATCGTGATGCTCGGCACGGGCACGATTCAACGCGACGGCAAGCTCGTTCCGCCCACGGACGGGATCGCCCGGATCGTCAAGAGCGCCGATCTCTACACGCGCTGCAAGCAGGCCAGCCCGGTGTGCCACGTGATCATCAGCGGCGGCAATCCGCAGCGGCACGAAGCGTCGGAAGCCGACACCTACCTGCCCTACCTGCTGCGCGAAGGCGTGCCGCGGGGTGATATCATCCTCGAAAACACCAGCATGACGACGTACGAAAACGCCCGCAACGTCGCTGCCATTCTGCCGGACAGATATTACGGTTCGTTGATCCTCGTCACGTCCGCCTTTCAGATGCCGCGCGCCTTGCTCGACTTCCACCACTTCGGGATGAAGCCGCTAGCCGTCGTGTCGAACACCCGTCACGCAACGCGCGGCCTGCTACCCCGCCGGGCAAACTTCTTCAACGCCGAAATCGCGCTGCATGAACTGATCGGCATTGCGCAGTTTCATGTCTACCGGCAAATTGGCTGGTTCTGA
- a CDS encoding putative quinol monooxygenase translates to MSEIAVVAISVAKPGHEEQLRAALEGIVGPTRKERGALQYDLHRDLREPRRFVFFERWESEEALAAHAKSAHIEAYKQASAQWIESAELRIVSKIA, encoded by the coding sequence ATGTCGGAAATCGCGGTGGTGGCGATCTCGGTGGCGAAGCCGGGCCATGAAGAGCAGTTGCGCGCGGCGCTCGAGGGCATTGTCGGACCGACGCGCAAGGAGCGCGGTGCGTTGCAGTACGATTTGCATCGCGATTTGCGCGAGCCGCGCCGCTTTGTGTTCTTCGAGCGTTGGGAAAGCGAGGAAGCGCTGGCGGCACACGCAAAGTCCGCGCATATCGAAGCCTACAAGCAAGCGTCCGCGCAATGGATCGAATCGGCGGAATTGCGCATCGTGTCGAAGATCGCGTAA
- a CDS encoding EAL domain-containing protein has product MPNVDDTTLAGLLQHMVQDEAGWAAPWRTITLRSVFQPVVSVTHQRVVGYEALLRAFDPVGHPISPAVLFSGTRSTADARALDRLARCLHVANFMAQGIETGWLFLNTRPQVFETGWPQRPFIDELSEHFGLPQERIVIEVLEQPADDESAVASMLAASQPREFLIAIDDFGTGFSNFDRVWRFRPDIVKLDRSLVARAGRQDNDNSLIGHLINMLHQSGTLVLAEGVETEDELMTLMQADVDFIQGYWFGQPKASIQAATARVPELIGQMWQRFESYERSHSRYQRPGFEGFTEAVLAGAALYMQTGDLEEAARPVFLLPDARRVFVLSDRGEQLAPSITASGTPSPPARLAPLIPDTRNNWSRRAYFKHALAAPGRVAMMGPHCSLMDGQDCYTAAVTVQRNGATHVFCVDFLPEVRNASPV; this is encoded by the coding sequence ATGCCAAACGTCGACGATACGACGCTCGCTGGCCTTCTGCAGCATATGGTGCAGGACGAGGCCGGATGGGCCGCGCCGTGGCGAACCATTACGTTGCGCAGCGTCTTCCAGCCGGTCGTCTCCGTGACGCATCAGCGCGTGGTCGGCTATGAAGCGCTGCTGCGCGCCTTCGATCCCGTCGGTCATCCGATCTCCCCCGCCGTGCTCTTTTCAGGCACCCGCTCGACGGCCGACGCGCGCGCGCTCGACCGTCTCGCCCGCTGCCTGCATGTGGCGAACTTCATGGCGCAAGGCATCGAGACGGGATGGCTGTTCCTGAACACGCGCCCGCAGGTATTCGAAACGGGCTGGCCGCAGCGCCCGTTCATCGATGAACTGTCGGAGCATTTCGGACTGCCGCAGGAACGCATCGTGATCGAAGTGCTCGAACAGCCCGCCGACGACGAATCCGCCGTGGCCAGCATGCTTGCCGCGTCGCAACCGCGCGAATTCCTGATTGCCATCGACGACTTCGGCACCGGCTTTTCGAACTTCGATCGCGTGTGGCGCTTCCGGCCCGACATCGTGAAGCTCGACCGCTCGCTGGTGGCGCGCGCGGGCCGCCAGGACAACGACAACTCGCTGATCGGTCATCTGATCAACATGTTGCACCAGTCGGGCACGCTGGTGCTCGCCGAAGGCGTCGAAACGGAAGACGAACTGATGACGCTGATGCAGGCCGACGTCGATTTCATCCAGGGCTACTGGTTCGGCCAGCCGAAAGCGTCGATCCAGGCGGCCACTGCGCGCGTGCCCGAGCTGATCGGGCAGATGTGGCAACGTTTCGAAAGCTACGAGCGCTCGCATTCGCGCTACCAGCGGCCGGGCTTCGAGGGTTTTACGGAAGCCGTGCTGGCGGGCGCCGCGCTCTACATGCAGACAGGCGACCTGGAAGAGGCCGCCAGGCCCGTCTTCCTGCTGCCCGACGCGCGCCGCGTGTTCGTGCTGAGCGATCGCGGCGAGCAACTGGCGCCGTCGATCACCGCGAGCGGCACGCCGTCGCCGCCCGCGCGGCTCGCGCCGCTCATTCCCGACACGCGCAACAACTGGTCGCGGCGCGCGTATTTCAAGCACGCGCTCGCCGCGCCGGGACGCGTGGCGATGATGGGGCCGCACTGTTCGCTGATGGATGGCCAGGACTGCTACACGGCGGCTGTCACCGTCCAGCGCAACGGCGCGACGCATGTGTTTTGCGTCGATTTCCTGCCCGAAGTGCGTAACGCGAGCCCCGTTTGA
- the arfB gene encoding alternative ribosome rescue aminoacyl-tRNA hydrolase ArfB, which produces MTSRYPIPPNEIELTAVRAQGAGGQNVNKVSSAIHLRFDVRASSLPDVLKMRLLAMSDHRITRDGIVIIKAQEYRTQEMNRAAALARLDALIDSISVTRKARVATRPTRASKERRLESKAKRSDVKSGRQRISHD; this is translated from the coding sequence ATGACATCACGCTATCCGATCCCGCCGAACGAAATCGAACTGACGGCCGTGCGCGCCCAGGGCGCGGGCGGGCAGAACGTCAACAAGGTATCGAGCGCCATTCATCTGCGCTTCGACGTGCGCGCATCGTCGTTGCCCGACGTGCTGAAAATGCGCCTGCTGGCGATGAGCGATCATCGGATCACGCGCGACGGCATCGTCATCATCAAGGCGCAGGAATACCGCACCCAGGAAATGAACCGCGCGGCAGCGCTGGCGCGGCTCGACGCGTTGATCGACAGCATCAGCGTGACCCGTAAGGCGCGCGTCGCGACGCGGCCGACGCGCGCGTCGAAAGAACGCCGGCTCGAAAGCAAGGCGAAGCGCAGCGACGTGAAATCAGGACGGCAGCGCATTTCGCACGACTAG
- a CDS encoding VC0807 family protein — protein MKMRPAQVLELVVNLVLPWVAYRLVQPYWGETGGLIASAVPPVAWSIVELVRFRRADALSLTVLLGIVLSIGAMALGGDPRMLLFRESLVSGAVGVAFLLTLLAGRPAVFYLTRAFVAREMTNGAAHIDMLWRERPAFARGIRVLTATWGLGLTGETALRGWMAWHWPIERVLVVSPFVGYGIFGALMVWTLWYRRTLRDLAQSETESETESPPSTAAN, from the coding sequence ATGAAAATGCGCCCCGCGCAGGTGCTCGAACTGGTCGTCAATCTCGTGTTGCCGTGGGTCGCGTACCGCCTCGTGCAGCCCTACTGGGGAGAAACGGGCGGGTTGATTGCGTCGGCCGTGCCGCCCGTCGCGTGGAGCATCGTCGAACTCGTGCGCTTCAGACGCGCCGACGCGCTCAGCCTGACGGTGCTGCTCGGCATCGTGCTGTCGATCGGCGCAATGGCGCTGGGCGGCGACCCGCGCATGTTGCTGTTCCGCGAATCGCTGGTGTCGGGTGCGGTAGGCGTGGCGTTCCTGCTGACGCTGCTGGCGGGCCGGCCCGCCGTCTTCTACCTGACGCGCGCGTTCGTCGCCCGCGAGATGACCAACGGCGCGGCCCACATCGACATGCTGTGGCGCGAGCGCCCGGCTTTCGCCCGGGGAATCCGGGTGCTAACGGCCACCTGGGGCCTCGGCCTCACAGGCGAAACCGCGCTGCGCGGCTGGATGGCGTGGCACTGGCCGATCGAGCGCGTGCTGGTGGTGTCGCCCTTCGTCGGCTACGGCATCTTCGGCGCGCTGATGGTCTGGACGCTGTGGTACCGGCGCACGCTGCGCGACCTCGCGCAAAGCGAGACGGAATCCGAAACAGAATCGCCGCCCAGCACGGCTGCCAACTGA